AGTACGGCGTGGCGCGCGGCACCGTCGTGGCTGTGTATGGCCAGCTCGTCTCGGAGGGGTATCTCTCCGGACGCGTGGGCGCCGGCACCGTCGTGAGCGAGACGCTCCCCGACGAGCTGCTTTCGCGCGGGCTGCCTCCGCAGCCGCGCTCCACCACGACGTCCCACCCTCCGCTGAAGCCCACGCTCTCGCGGCGCAGCCGCCTGTTCGTGGACAGCCCCTTCCCGCTGAGGCCCGCGGCCCTGGCGGGACAGGCCTTCGTGGCGCACCGGCCCGCGCTCGACGCCTTCCCCGTGAAGCTGTGGGCCCGGGTGGCGTCCAGCCGGCTCCGGCGGCTGTCGGGAGCCGCGCTTGCGGATGGAGACCCGCTCGGAGATGCGCGGCTGCGCGGCGTGATTGCCGCATACCTCGGCTCGGCGCGGGGCGTGCGGTGCGAACCGGACCAGGTCTTCATCCTCTCCGGAACCCAGCAGGCGCTCGAGCTGGTGGCCAGGCTGGTGCTCGACCCCGGAGACGCGGCCTGGGTGGAGGACCCGGGCTACCCTGGCGCCAGCCGCGTCCTCCAGGCCTCCGGTGCCACGCTGTGCCCGGTCCCCGTGGACGCGGAGGGCCTGTGCGTCTCCTCCGGCGAGGACACGTCGCCCCGGGCCCGCCTGGCCTGCGTCACGCCCGCCCATCAGGCTCCGCTCGGCGTCGTCATGTCCCTGCCACGCAGGCTCGCGCTGCTCGACTGGGCCCGCAGGCGGCGCGCGTGGATCTTCGAGGACGACTACGACAGTGAGTACCGCTACGAGTCCAGGCCGCTGCCGGCGTTGCAGGGACTGGACTCCCTCGGCTGTGTCCTCCACGCGGGGAGCTTCAGCAAGACGCTCTTCCCGTCACTGCGGCTGGGCTACCTCGTGGTGCCCCACTCCATCGTGGACGTCGTGGCGCGAGCCCGCTCCCTGGTGGACCGGTATCCCGGCATCCTGCCCCAGGCCGTGCTCGCGGACTTCATCGAGGACGGACACTACGCTCGCCACCTGCGCCGGATGCGCGAGCTCTACGCCGAGCGTCGCGATGCGCTCGCGCGCTCCATCGCGAACCGGCTGGGCGGCGCGCTGGCCCTGCCGGAAGGGGGCGCGGGACTCGACACGGTGGGATGGCTGGGAGCCGGCTTCGAGGAGCAGGACGTGGTGACGACGGCGGCCGCGCACCGCGTCCTCCTGGAACCGCTCACCCGCTACCGCCTCCAGGCGAAGCTGCCGCCGGGCGTCCTCCTGGGCTTCGCGTCGCTCTCGGTGCGGAAGATAGACGAGGGCGTGACACGCCTGGCTCGCGTGCTGGACGGGCGTTGAGGTGCGGGGCCACCCGCCCGTCGGCGGTCCTGATGTTCACCTCAGCCCATACTCACGCGGGGCAGCGTGAAACGAAAGGTGCTGCCACTGCCGAGGCTGCTCTCCGCCCAGATTCGCCCGCCATGCGCCTCGACGATGCTCCGCGAGATGTGCAACCCGAGCCCGTTCCCGCGGCGGTCGAACCGGCTCACCTGGCGGAATCGCTCGAAAATCGTCTCCAGCAGGTCCTCCGGGATGCCCGATCCGGTATCGGTGACGGAGACCCTGCATTGCTCGCCGTCCAGTTCGGCGCGCAGCTCGACCCGACCGCCCTCCCGAGTGAATTTCATGGAATTGCTCAGCAGGTTCGCGAGGACCTGGAGGATGCGCTCCGGGTCGAAGATCGCGAGGAGCGAACCGGAGGGTTCGACGAGGGATAACGAGAGGCCTTGAGCGGAGGCCGCGTGCTGGAAGACTTCGACCGACTCCCGCATCACCTGGGTGACGTCGTTGGGCACGGCATTCACCTGGAGCTGGCCCGCCTCGATGCTGACGACGTCGAGCAAGTCGTTGATGAGGCGGTTCATGCGAGCCGTGAAGCGCTGGATGCCCTCGGCACGCTTCACGACTTGCTTGCCGCTCTCGTCGTGGGTCGCCTCCTTCACCAGGAGGGCTGTGCTCACCGCGACGCCGCCCAGCAGCGAGCGAAGGTCATGGCTGACCATCCCCAGAAAGTCATCGCGCGTGCCCAACGCCGCATCGGCCCCCTTGCGCTCGAGCAACAGGTCCTTGTCGGTCTCATCCCGCTCGAAGCGAAGGAGCTCGGCGAGCGCTCGCCGCCGCGCCTCACGCTCGCTGGTCAGCTGAGCGGCCTGCGCGCTGCGCTCCTGGGCCAGGGCGCGGTCTTCCTCAGTCCGCTCGCCCCGGAGCGCGGCGCTCGAACCGACGCCGGCCGTGTCGGCCTTCGCGCGGGCTGCCTTGAGCACGTCATCCGCGCGGCCCTGCGCACGGGCCAGAACCTCGTCCGAGTCCGCCTCTATCGAGGCCCGCTTCCTCTCCAGCTCTCCGTCCGTCTTCGCACGCTCGTTGCGAAGGCTGCCATCGGTCTGCTCGCGCTCGGGCTTCCTTTGACTCATTTCTTCATTCATAGGGTGCTCCACCTCTCATGAACACTTCGGCGCGGACGAGGGCGGTGAAGACGTGCATTTCTTGGCGCTTCACGGCCAGGCCTCCGGAGGCTTGCCCCTTCGAAGGAGCCCGGGCAGGCGAGCAATGGCGCTCGAACCGAGATAGCTTGAGCCTGGCCGCCACGAGCGCCGAGACGGAAGGACACGATGGAGCGCAGCTACCGCGGCTACACCTTGAGACGCGCCCTCCCCGGGGAGCTACCGTCCCTCCCTGACGTCGAGCACCTCGCGGCACAGCAGTTCCGCCACTCGCCACATCCGGATGCGGCCGAGCTCCCGGTGCAGTCGCTCGAGCAACTGCACGAGCACCAGCAGCAGGGTGGCGTGTGGGTGGCCGTGGCGAAGGATGGCGCCATCGCGGCGTTCGCCATCTGCAAGCCTGTGGACGGCGACCTCTTCATCGTCGAGACGGACGTGCACCCGGCCCATGCGCGGCAGGGGCTGGGTGCAGCCCTCTTCGAGCTCCTCGGCCAGTGGGCCCGGGAGGAAGGCTACCCTGCGCTGCTGCTCACCACCTTCGGGGATGTCCCCTGGAATGCGCCCTACTACGAGCGCCTCGGCTTCCGCATCCTCCGAGCCGACGAGCAGGGGCCGGGGCTGCGCACCATCCGCGCCCAGGAAACGCAGCTCGGCCTCCCTCCCGAGAGCCGCGTCTGCATGAGGCTCGCGCTCGCCGCGCCACCCGCCCCGACTCGCTGAAGTCGCGGCGGGTCGGTCAGAACGCCAGCCAGCGCGCGGACGAGACCTTGTCGCCGAAGCTCCAGCTGTTCAGGTTGACCTCGCGGATGGTGCCGCTGCCGATGAGGTCCTTGTAGCTGCCGCCGTAGTTCGAGTCGTTGTAGAGCCGCACGCGGTGGCCGGGCGGGATGCACCAGCGGACGGCCGAGGCCTTGTCGTTGAAGGCGTCGATGCTGTGGAAGCTGGCCCAGTTCTTCAGGCTCCGGTCCGCGTAGTCGAAGATGAAGCCGCGGTCGCTGAAGTCGGAGTCGTCGTAGAAGTCGACATAGGCGTGCTGGAGGTCGGAGCCGCACCCGGCGTCCGCCCAGATGTTGCGGAACTCCACCAGCTTCACCGAGCCCGCGGGGCCGTCATCCGCGTGCTCCGTCGCGTAGAGGACGAGGTTGCGGTCCGGACCGACGAAGATGCCGCCGGCCGCGTCGAGGTTGCACTGCCGCGAGCCATCATTGCTGCAGTACAGGTGCTTCGAGGCGACATGCTCCAGGCGCATGTGGCCGTCGACGTTCACCCGGTAGAGGTGGGCGTAGTCATCGCTGACGGCGCCCCACCGCAGCCCGCCCAGCCGCGTGCCCACCATGTAGAGCTGCGAGTCGTTGCAGTCCGTGACGAGGTTGAGGTTCTGGAAGGGCCCCCACTCGCCGGAGGCCAGCTCCCAGTCGTACCACTGATCCGTGCGGCTCCACTGGTTGGTGCCGGAGCGGAGGTTGCTCTCGGTGGAGAAGAAGACCTCGAGCGACTTCGCGTCGTACTGCCCGAGCAGCAGCAGGTAGCGCCCGTTGGACAGCTTCGTGAGAGACGCCGTCCCCGCGTTCGCGGTGTTGCCGTAGATGAACGCGAACGGGCTCGGGCTCAGGGTGGAGTTGTAGTCGTAGAGCGCGATGCGCCCGGCCCAGGGCCCCTCCTCCATGGGCAGGGCGACGATGTTGCCCACCGCCTGCATGCCTCCGCCGTGGGTGTAGCCCTCCAGCACGGGGAGCGCCGTCACCGCGCGGTCATCCCCCGG
The genomic region above belongs to Pyxidicoccus trucidator and contains:
- a CDS encoding sensor histidine kinase, giving the protein MNEEMSQRKPEREQTDGSLRNERAKTDGELERKRASIEADSDEVLARAQGRADDVLKAARAKADTAGVGSSAALRGERTEEDRALAQERSAQAAQLTSEREARRRALAELLRFERDETDKDLLLERKGADAALGTRDDFLGMVSHDLRSLLGGVAVSTALLVKEATHDESGKQVVKRAEGIQRFTARMNRLINDLLDVVSIEAGQLQVNAVPNDVTQVMRESVEVFQHAASAQGLSLSLVEPSGSLLAIFDPERILQVLANLLSNSMKFTREGGRVELRAELDGEQCRVSVTDTGSGIPEDLLETIFERFRQVSRFDRRGNGLGLHISRSIVEAHGGRIWAESSLGSGSTFRFTLPRVSMG
- a CDS encoding PLP-dependent aminotransferase family protein, with amino-acid sequence MPRRATTYLPPLERPLRARTRQRDLYELLRAAILDRRLRPGTRVPSTRELAREYGVARGTVVAVYGQLVSEGYLSGRVGAGTVVSETLPDELLSRGLPPQPRSTTTSHPPLKPTLSRRSRLFVDSPFPLRPAALAGQAFVAHRPALDAFPVKLWARVASSRLRRLSGAALADGDPLGDARLRGVIAAYLGSARGVRCEPDQVFILSGTQQALELVARLVLDPGDAAWVEDPGYPGASRVLQASGATLCPVPVDAEGLCVSSGEDTSPRARLACVTPAHQAPLGVVMSLPRRLALLDWARRRRAWIFEDDYDSEYRYESRPLPALQGLDSLGCVLHAGSFSKTLFPSLRLGYLVVPHSIVDVVARARSLVDRYPGILPQAVLADFIEDGHYARHLRRMRELYAERRDALARSIANRLGGALALPEGGAGLDTVGWLGAGFEEQDVVTTAAAHRVLLEPLTRYRLQAKLPPGVLLGFASLSVRKIDEGVTRLARVLDGR
- a CDS encoding GNAT family N-acetyltransferase, giving the protein MERSYRGYTLRRALPGELPSLPDVEHLAAQQFRHSPHPDAAELPVQSLEQLHEHQQQGGVWVAVAKDGAIAAFAICKPVDGDLFIVETDVHPAHARQGLGAALFELLGQWAREEGYPALLLTTFGDVPWNAPYYERLGFRILRADEQGPGLRTIRAQETQLGLPPESRVCMRLALAAPPAPTR